A single window of Sphaerodactylus townsendi isolate TG3544 linkage group LG05, MPM_Stown_v2.3, whole genome shotgun sequence DNA harbors:
- the SPATA2 gene encoding spermatogenesis-associated protein 2: MDTKYKEDVFRKYVQFHESKLDTSEKKHRPVSEEYLQVAASALLCLPKIDPFYRFRLIKFYEIAEHSLHSLKSSSLRSLRNAFGMLESVGVNLFLYPWKKEFKNIKTYTGPFVYYVKSTILDEDIRQILHSMGYVQELGTVYKLKDLVDTLQVKLVSFELYLAKVECEQLIEIHLQVKDKGYSELDIINERKNSSDDVRGCSDALKRRAECKESLNTSMSRMVLQKSASERGSKDYFKPKVTKPSKSVDAYDSYLENKKPPLMTSLSLRKEPILVDTEDDIKDEIIRPSPFLLAMSTSPHGCSDEYLPVSSHSNGVLRTGVPYSTYYSPQDDLDLYTDPDSRSMLNFKRQETAKPDVWLLRNDANPNYHKRTHLAKETTPLKCQSCGLSCGASVCQKCDSLLICRQEYPAIKQSSYSLKTLSGEGMSSGSATREKPQYMLQTQERGPQFPSKSKPSGSSRCGFCNRSGAANTCTFCSKVSCDTCLSAYYYDPCCRKSELHRFLPNNQLNYKSNQLSHLVYR; the protein is encoded by the exons ATGGATACAAAATATAAAGAAGATGTATTTAGGAAGTATGTACAATTTCATGAATCCAAATTGGATACCTCTGAGAAGAAGCACCGCCCTGTTAGCGAGGAGTACCTGCAAGTGGCGGCTTCAGCCTTACTCTGCCTTCCCAAGATCGATCCCTTTTATAGATTCCGGTTGATAAAATTTTATGAGATAGCAGAACATTCTCTTCACTCCTTGAAATCTTCAAGTTTACGTTCCCTCCGGAATGCCTTTGGCATGCTGGAATCAGTTGGAGTTAATCTTTTCCTTTACCCTTGGAAGAAGGAATTCAAAAATATAAAG ACCTACACAGGGCCTTTTGTTTATTACGTGAAGTCTACGATACTTGATGAGGATATAAGGCAGATCCTGCACTCCATGGGATACGTCCAGGAACTTGGAACAGTTTATAAGCTCAAAGACCTAGTAGATACCCTGCAGGTGAAGTTGGTATCGTTTGAACTGTACTTGGCCAAAGTAGAGTGTGAACAGTTGATAGAAATTCATTTGCAAGTGAAGGATAAAGGATATTCAGAGCTCGACATTATAAATGAGCGTAAAAATAGCAGCGACGATGTTCGAGGCTGCTCAGATGCCTTGAAGCGCCGGGCGGAATGCAAAGAGAGCCTGAACACTTCTATGTCACGGATGGTACTTCAAAAATCTGCTAGTGAGCGGGGCTCTAAAGATTACTTCAAACCCAAAGTTACCAAACCTTCTAAATCGGTGGATGCATATGATAGTTACTTGGAAAATAAAAAGCCTCCTTTGATGACTTCTTTAAGTCTCAGAAAAGAACCCATTTTGGTCGATACCGAAGACGATATCAAAGATGAAATCATTCGCCCGTCGCCCTTTCTCCTTGCTATGTCGACATCTCCCCATGGATGTTCTGATGAATATTTGCCAGTCTCATCCCATTCCAATGGCGTATTAAGAACGGGTGTTCCATATAGTACTTACTATTCCCCTCAAGACGATTTAGATTTATATACTGACCCAGATTCTAGGAGCATGCTAAACTTCAAGAGACAGGAGACAGCTAAACCGGACGTGTGGCTGCTGAGGAACGACGCCAACCCGAACTACCACAAACGCACGCATCTAGCCAAAGAGACCACTCCCCTTAAGTGCCAAAGCTGTGGATTATCTTGCGGCGCCTCCGTTTGCCAAAAGTGTGACAGTTTGCTCATCTGTAGGCAGGAGTATCCCGCAATAAAGCAGAGCAGCTATTCGCTCAAAACTCTTTCCGGCGAGGGCATGTCGTCGGGGTCTGCGACACGGGAAAAGCCCCAGTACATGTTGCAGACTCAAGAGCGAGGCCCTCAGTTCCCTTCCAAATCCAAGCCTTCAGGCTCTTCCCGCTGCGGCTTTTGCAACCGGTCGGGAGCAGCGAACACATGCACTTTCTGTTCAAAGGTCTCCTGCGACACTTGCCTCAGTGCTTACTATTACGATCCCTGCTGTCGCAAGAGTGAGCTGCACCGGTTCTTGCCAAACAATCAGTTAAACTATAAATCCAACCAGCTGTCCCACCTGGTTTATAgataa
- the RNF114 gene encoding E3 ubiquitin-protein ligase RNF114: MALAEASSRFPEGTPPAERLNPLSRFTCPVCLEVFENPVRAPCGHVFCMPCIQECLKPKKPLCGVCRSTLSHGSRALDVEKQIEMTETTCNGCSKKMYLSKLRSHVASCLKYQNYIMEGVRAVTKDPPQDTRSVPNRFTFPCPYCNERNLDQEGLVEHCQKYHSMDTKRVVCPICASMPWGDPSYRSANFMEHLQRRHRFSYDTFVDYDADEDDMIAQVMMRSLRDQ, translated from the exons ATGGCGCTGGCTGAAGCGAGTTCTCGGTTCCCCGAGGGGACGCCTCCCGCCGAGCGGCTGAACCCGCTTTCCCGCTTCACGTGCCCGGTCTGCTTGGAGGTGTTCGAGAACCCCGTGCGGGCGCCTTGCGGCCACGT CTTTTGTATGCCGTGCATTCAGGAATGTCTTAAGCCGAAAAAGCCACTTTGTGGAGTGTGCCGCAGCACCCTGTCTCATGGTAGCAGAGCTTTGGACGTGGAAAAGCAAATTGAAATGACAGAGACCACTTGCAATGGCTGCAGTAAAAAA ATGTACCTCTCGAAGCTGCGCAGTCATGTGGCTTCTTGCTTGAAATACCAGAATTACATAATGGAAGGTGTTAGAGCTGTGACTAAAGATCCACCCCAGGACACAAG gAGTGTTCCGAATAGGTTTACATTTCCATGCCCTTACTGCAATGAGAGAAACTTGGACCAGGAAGGGCTGGTAGAACACTGCCAAAAGTATCACAGCATGGATACAAAGCGCGTG GTTTGTCCAATTTGTGCATCAATGCCATGGGGTGACCCAAGCTATAGAAGTGCCAACTTCATGGAGCATCTTCAACGACGGCATCGCTTTTCTTATGATACTTTTGTG GATTATGATGCTGATGAAGATGACATGATTGCCCAAGTTATGATGCGCTCCTTGAGAGATCAATGA